ATTATTTACTCCCTATCTTGCCAACCACAATCACGCACTTAATGCAGAGATTGCCTGGGCGCAAAAAGAAAATAGCACACTAATCATGCGTATTCTTCATCGCTATTTATGGCAAGAATCAATGCTTAGCATTTCAATGATCATGCTAGGCTTACTATCGATGTTCTCATTTTTTGATTTTATTCAAGAATTGGAAAATCTTGGTCGCGGCAACTACAACATAGCGAACATGCTTACTTTTGTTTTGTTGAGCGTGCCGGGTCATATTTATGAAGTCGCTCCTGTTGCTGTATTAATTGGCATGATGGTCAGCTTGGGGACATTAGGTCGCAGCTCTGAACTCATCATTATGCGCGTGAGCGGATTATCCATCGCACATATTGGTTTTACTCTTGCAAAAGTGGGACTTTTGTTCACTATCATCACTTTTCTAATTGGTGAACTCATCACACCCGTTAGTGAAAAAATAGCACAGCGTATGCGTATCCAAGCAACTGATGCTGTTGTTGCACAAGATTTCAAGTCAGGGTTATGGGTGAAAGATGATAAGAGTTTTATCAATGTTGCTACTGTAATGCCAGATGCCTCTTTACTAGAAATCAGCATCTACGAGTTTGATGCAACATTTAAACTAACCGCTATTAGCAATGCGAAAAGAGCAGATTATTTAGATGGTCGATGGAGATTAAGTGATGTCTTTCAAACCAAATTCAGTAACACAAAAGAAACTGACCAAACCCAGATAAACACAACATTTTTCAGTCAGGCCAATTGGGAATCTGCGATTCGCCCAGAGTTGTTAAACGTGCTTTTAGTTGCACCAGAAAAAATGTCCGCTTGGCACTTGTACGCCTTTATTTCGCACTTAGCCAATAATAAGCAAAAAACCACACGATACGAAGTTGCACTTTGGGCAAAAGTCATCTATCCACTTGCTTGTATTGTAATGGTGGTTTTAGCACTACCGTTTGGGTTCTTACAGCAACGCGCATCCAGCACGAGCACCAAAATATTTATAGGCATATTACTTGGTGTCGTCTACCAAATCATGAATCGCGTATTTAGTCATTTGGGCGTTTTGAACGATTGGCAACCATTAATCAGCGCCATTACCCCAACAACATTATTTCTATTGGCGGGTTTAGCGCTTATTTTTATGATTGAACGACGCTAGTTTTGGCTACTTGGAATCACTTTAATTAGCCGTGTTTTTAGCACTCTATCATGTAAAAACAAGGCCTCCTTATCAAAAATAGCCCACAAAAACCCTAGGCCAAAACTGAATAAAGAAAAGCTTGCGAATAAATATCGTAACATCGCACATGTCATCGTTAATGGCTGCCCACTCTGACTGACCACTCTTAGCTTCCATGCTTGTGTGGCTAGCGTTTGACCTGTGGTCATCCAACAGCGCACAAAATAAGCCCCTGCCACCAACCATAGCAATAGTTGTAAAAAAAATCTGTTTAATCCCGTTTCTGCAGGCCCGAACAGCAACAAAAAGATTGCAGTAAAAAGCAACCACAGTGCAAGCAACGATAACATCTCATAAGCACCAGCCGCAAAAACACTCACCAAACCAACACGATTCATAGATTCCACATCCATAAAAAACCCACTAAAGATATCAGCGGGTATTTTAATATCACCAAAATAGCAAAATTAATCTAGCTCAGGATCATAATAAACTTCACCAGATTGCTTACGCATTTCTTCACGTAGATGTTCAGGCAACTTCTGATGCTCAGCCCACTTATCACGCAAGATCTGCTGCTGCTCTGGACTCAAACTGTGAAATTTATGAAACCGCTTACGCGCATTCTCACGCTCATAAGGTGTCATCCGACTCCACGTATTGAGTCGGTTCTGCACACGCTTTTGTTTTTTTGCATCCATCTTGGGATAATCTGCGGCAATATCAAGCATCTTTTCACGTTGCCAAGATCGCAACGTATCCCACTCAGCCGCCAAGGGGGCCAGCACCTTGCGTTGCTGTTCAGTCAATTGGGCCCACTTCTTGGAAGATGCTTCGTCGCTCGATGGCGAATTGACACGGACAATATCTGTCATGGCTAATTGCACTTGACGCTGTTGCAGTTCATCCAATTGCATCTCATATGGTGCAGCTTGCACATGCATCACTAACAATAATAGACATAACAACCAACACTTTTTCATTACTAACATACCTTTAATCTATATACCTATTCTATAGGCTAGTTGGCCGATTCAATGCTGGCTCAAACCCTTTATCCACAAAAGCTTCTGGTGGCAAATCTGCTCCAAGCAAGAATGCGTCACTTGTTTCATTTGCACCTAAGTTTTGTAGTGTCAAAAAAACTGTGACAATCACCAACAATGCCAAGCCCATCAGTCCACTGCGATGATGATCAGCCCAGCTTACCCATTGACTAAGCGTACCATCTGTATTCACTTCTAATCCAGCATGTTTTTTATGGTGGCTAATTGCTTGGCGCCTGCCCTCTTCCAATTGTTGCAATGTACGCATACTTAAGCGCTGCGATTTTGCATCTAGTAACTTAGCAATTTGTCGGCCTTGCACCGCCAAATGTGCATTGTCTTCGTCATTAGTATGATGTGTTTTCATGACGTCACCCCCTTAATTTTTCAACTATTTGACTATACCTAAACCCTCTTGCTCTAACAATGAGGCCATTGTATGCAACGCGCGTGAGCAATGCGTTTTTACACTGCCTTCTGAACAGCCCATAGATTCTGCCGTCTCGGCAACACTCATCTCTTCCCAATAACGCAGTACAAAGGCTTCTCGTTGACGAGCAGGTAAGCTTTCTAACGCTGCTTCAATAACCCGTAGTGTTTGGCTATTTTCTAATTGTGTGGCTGGATTTTGGGCACCATCATCCACATCCATAGTATCTAATGGATCTCTAGGATCGCCATTATCATCTTGACTACTAAAAGACGAAAGTAGTGTTGTCCATAGTGATCGGACCTTTTGCCGTCTCCAATAATCACGCATGGTATTTTGTAAAATACGCTGAAACAACATCGGATACTCTGCCACGGGTTTATCAGGATATTTATCTGCTAGCTTCAACATAGCATCTTGCATGATATCCATTGCAACATGTTCATCGCGAACGGCATAAAGCGTTTGCTTGAAGGCGCGTCGCTCTACGTTATGTAGAAAATCTGATAATTCTTTTGAGCTTGCCATGAATAAATAATATGATTACTAATACACAGTATAACAGCAAAAGCGCTTCCAGCCTTTATTATGAGGGATTATACTTGACTTTATTTATACCCCTAACCAAGCTTTACCGTTATGATTATTACCATGCTAAGAATTTTATTATTCGTTATCTTTATTTTGATTCTCTATGTTGTGTTACAGCGTTTCATCAAGTTTATTGGCGCTAATGACACCGCAACGGAGCAGACATTATCATCAGAAAAAATAGTCGCATGTCATCACTGCGGTGTTCATATCCCTGAAAGTAAAGCACACAGTATTGGTCATGCAGTTTACTGCAACAATCCCGACTGCCAACCAAAGTAAAGCATTTACATGGCATCAATATCCGTTCCCGATAATCAAAAACTCATTAAGTCGCACTGGATGAGCTTTAAACTTTATAACGGCTATCGGGTACTAGTTGCCTTCACTTTATTATTTAACCACACCCTTATCCTGAATTGGGATGTAATCAATCACGATGCTTTCACCAAAACCGCTCTCGGGTATTTCGTCTTCAGTATCGTTTCAGCGGTTGCCACTTGGTTTGAAAAACCAACATTAGAATTAACCCTGCCGCTTCAAATTGTTTTAGATGTTGTATTTATTTTGCTGTTAACACAAGCAAACACAGCTAGCCATAGTGTGATGGGGTTATTACTGGTCATTACGATTGCAGCCGCCAGTTTAATTAGTGACGGTCGTTTATCTCTATTTTATGCGGCGATAGCGACTATCGGCATTTTGTTACAGCAATTTTTAAGCGCGTTGCTTCATCCTGATATCACCCATGACTACACTTCATCTGTTATTTTAAGCATGGCCTGCTTTGCCATAGCTTGGCTCGCGCACAGCTTAGCAGAGAGAGTGCAAAATAGTGAACAACTTGCCTCACAACGGGGCTTGGACTTAAAAAGTCTAGCCTATGTGAATGCGCTTATTACGCACAGGATGAAGGATGGCGTCATTGTTGTTGATCAAGATTTGTTTATTAAGCACCACAATTTACAAGCACATGCCTTTTTGAATTTAGAGCATGCTGATTGGGAAGAAAAAAGTCTCGAGAAAATAGCCCCTGAAATTGCAGTATTGCTCATTAGATGGTTTAACAATGAACAACCAATTGACGATGCTATGCCAAACATTTCAACTGTTCATGTGCATGCGCGTGAGTTACGCATTAGTTTTCTACCCGTTGCAGAACGTCGCAATCAGGGCGCTGTTGTATTTATTGAAGACTGGTCACAAGTGCGAACACAATCTCACCAAGTTAAGCTTGCAGCACTGGGTCGCTTAACGGCTAAGATAGCACATGAGATTCGCAATCCGCTGAGCTCAATTAGCCATGCAAACCAACTATTGCAGGAAGAAGAGATGACTGCGGCTAATCAACGCTTGTTGCAAATCATAGATGATAATGTAGCGCGTGTTGATCAAATCATAAAAGACATCCTTGAACTCAATCGACGAGATCGCACCAATCAAGAATTAATCCCACTCAAACAATTTATCACTGAATTTCAGCAGGAATTTTGTGCAGTTGAAAATATATCTGTAAAAGAGTTTCTGCTAACAACAGAACATCACGATGATCTTGTCCTTTTTGACCGCAGACATTTAAATCAAATTTTATGGAATCTTTGTAAAAATGGATGGCGACATAGCCTGCAACAAGAAGGAAGTCTACATCTCCAAATATCTCCCGGGATTGAGCCATTTATCATTACGGTTGAAATTACCGATGATGGTGATGGCATACCAGATGCTGTCAGCAACCACTTATTTGAGCCATTCTTTACGACTGAAAAGACAGGTAATGGCTTGGGCTTATATATCAGTCGCGAGCTTGCAGAAGCGAATGGGGCAAATTTACAATTCCGCCCAACAAAACGTGGTGCAAAGTTTGCGATTCAAATTAAGGGAGCCACAATTTAATGATGTCAGATCAATTTAAATGCTTAGTGGTTGATGATGAAACTGATATTCGTGAATTAGTGGTATTGACCCTTGAGCGCATGGATATCCACGCGGATAGTGCACGCAATATTAGCGATGCCAAGCATATGCTAGCGAGCAAAGCATACAACCTATGCTTGACCGATATGCATTTACCTGACGGGTTGGGATTAGATCTGGTTATGTATATTTCGAACGAACACAATGGATTACCAGTTGCGGTGATTACTGCTTATGGCAGCGCAGAAAATGCTGTTTCTGCGCTTAAAGCGGGTGCCTTTGACTATCTCACCAAGCCAATTTCACTTAAACAATTACGTCCTCTGGTTGAATCAGCACTTAAGCTTTCGGGCATGTTTAGCACAACCTCTAAAAATACAGCAGGTTTAATTGGCACCTCTAGCGCCATTAATCAGGTTCGAACAATGATAGAAAAGCTCGCGCGTAGCCAAGCGCCCGTTTACATCAGTGGCGAATCAGGCAGTGGTAAAGAACTTGCTGCGCGACTGATTCATCAAAACAGCTCACGAAGAGACGATGCTTTTGTGGCGGTCAATTGCGGTGCTATTCCAGAATCATTAATGGAAAGTGAGTTTTTTGGTTATAAAAAAGGTGCCTTCACCGGCGCGATAAAAGATACCCCTGGTTTGTTTCAAGCGGCGAATGGCGGTACATTGTTTTTGGATGAGGTGGCTGATTTGCCTTTGCTAATGCAAGTTAAGCTATTACGCGCCATCCAAGAGAAGAAGGTGCGCGCAGTGGGCGATACCATTGAAGAAACAGTAGACGTTCGTATCATTAGTGCCACCCATAAGAACCTAACAGAGATGATGGCCGTCGGTCAGTTTAGGCAAGATTTGTATTACCGTTTAAATGTTATTCAACTCAAAATGCCCGCTTTACGAGAGCATCCTGAAGATATTCCAGAGCTAACACAAAAGCTTCTAGAGAAACTGTGCCAAGCACAGTCTATCGCCGTACCAACATTATCGCCAGAAGCCAGCAAACTGATTGCCTCACATCCATTTACAGGCAATGTGCGTGAGTTAGAAAATATGCTAGAGCGCGCGCTTGCCTTATCTGACGGACAGATAATAAATGTTGAAGATTTGTTAATTGATACAGATATTGACAATATTGACACGTCAACATCTAACGCCAGTAAAAACGATGACACAAGCTTACCTAACTACCTAGAAGATATTGAAAAGCGTGAAATTCTAAAAGCATTAGAAAAAACCAATCATAATAAAACGGCTGCCGCTAAATTACTTGGCGTTAGCTTTAGAACATTGCGTTATCGATTGGTAAAACTGGGCCTAGCAAAAGACGATACGCCCGATACTGACGAGGTGATAGAAGAGTCTTAATGTATGGTAGTAGTGAAGGGATCGTGGTCCAGACTAAATCATTATCGACCTGCTAGCAAGCCACTTACCTATCACCACACTGCATACCAGATCAAGTTATTACGATCATCCAATTCTTAAAGAGGGTAATGGATGAATAAGCATGTTAGTTGCAATCATAATCATCCGGGGTGTCATCGATATTAAAATACGCTTAAATGAAGTATGCATTTATTTGAGACAGGAAAGCGTTTTTATGCAGAAATCACATAAAATAACGGCATGGGAAAATCAATCTATCGGCCGTATCATATAGACAGTGCAGGGGTGATTGCTAGCGCCAAGCAAATAGCCTCACCTAATTGTGACGACAGAAGTAGCGATTGCATAATCGATATGGTGGTTATCCATAATATCAGTTTGCCGCCAACCCAATATGGCGGCAATGGGATTATTGCCCTCTTTACCAATCAACTGGATCCAGACGAACACCCCTACTACGCTCAGATTTATACTGCCAAAGTGTCAGCACACTTTCTAATCAGACGAGACGGCAGTCTCATTCAATTCGTGCCCTGCAACAAACGCGCATGGCACGCTGGTATATCTAGTTGGGGAAAGCGTGAACGATGTAATGATTTCTCGGTCGGAATAGAGCTGGAAGGATGTGATACTGAGCCATTTGAAGCAACACAGTATACAATACTGAATCGCTTACTAACTACCTTAAAAGCAACTTATCCGATTCAACACATTGTTGGTCATTCAGATATAGCGCCAGGACGTAAAACAGATCCAGGCCCTTTTTTTGATTGGTCAAAAATTAATACAGCATGAAACATTTAATAAATAGACTGAACCGCTTACTTATGCATCAATATACTGTCGTTATTTTCGCCTTTTTTCTTTCTGTAATGCTAACTTCATGCGGCACTGATGATGCAACTGCTAATAAAGATACAGGCGTTCGCGCCACCTTAGTTACAGTGACATCAGTCAAAAGTCAGGCCATAGAGGTGACACAAAGCTCAGTCGGCTCACTAGAGGGGCTCATCAATCCAACGCTTGCGGCAGAAATGGCAGCGCGCGTGATTAAAGTGTATGTCAATACTGGTGATACCGTTAAAAAAGGTCAACTTATCGCAACACTAGATGCGTCAGACTACATAATGCAACGTAACGAGGCGCAAGCTGAGGTGGCTAGAATTCAAGCGCTGTTACAGAATCAGTCCAAAGTTGTTGCGCGTAATCAAGCCTTAGTTGATCAAAACTTTATTTCTCAAAATGCTGTCGATAATGAAATTGCTCAAGAAAATGTACTAAAACAACAACTGATCGCTGCTAAAGCGCGTGTCAATAGCATCAACCATGACAGTAGCAAATCACAGATTATTGCGCCAGTCACTGGCATTATTGAAAGTAAGCCTGTCGATACAGGCGACTACCTCCGTGTAGGTGACCCTATCGTGCAGATTGTGTCGACCCAAATGTTACGTGCACATTTACCTTTTCCAGAGCAACTTAGTTCACAATTAAAGCCAGGCTTAATGGTTAGACTCAAAACCCCGACTAGCGACCAAATGGTAGAAACGGTTATTCGCGAGCTTAAGCCATTGATTGAAGAGGGTACACGCACGATTGATGTAATCGCAGATATTCATCATGCACAAGGATGGCAGCCAGGAGCGACGGTCACAGGTACCGTTGTCTTAAGTCAGCGCCCCAATACGACCATGATTCCTGAGCAAAGCCTTGTCCTACGTCCTGCAGGGGAAGTAGTCTACATAGTGCGAGACGGCATCGCTTATGAAGCCGTTGTTGAGTCAGGCATCCGCCAAAATGGCTTGATAGAAATACGCTCCGGCCTAACTATTGATGACATTATCGTTGTTGATGGGGCAGGATTTTTAACCAATAATGCGCCGGTAGAGATTGCAAAAGAGCGTGATACAGCAGATAGTTAGGTATTATTTAATATGACGCTTCCTGAATTCTCCATTAAGAGACACGTCCTAGCTTGGATGTTGTCTGGGATGATTATTTTATTTGGTGTTATTTCATATGATCGTATTGGAGTCGATCGTATTCCTTCGGTAGATTTTCCGGTTATTACCATTACTACTACGCTGCGTGGCGCTAATGCTGAAGTTGTTGATACCAGCATTACCAGTATTATTGAGTCTGCGATTAATACCACACCAGGCATTGACCATATTGGTTCAGCCTCTTCTCCAGGTGTATCCACCATTAGCATTACTTTTAATTTAGAAAAAAATATTGATGTTGCATTCAATGAAGTGCAATCTAAAATTAGTCAAATTCTAAAACGCTTACCAGCGGATGCTGATCCACCCACCGTTAGAAAAGTAGATGCTGACGCCCGCCCGATTATTTGGCTTTCATTAAATGGTGATCGCACTATCCAGCAATTGAATTTATATGCCACCAATGTACTTAAGAAAAAATTTGAAACTATTAATGGGGTAGGAGAAGTTCGATTTGGCGGCCAGCGTGAACGTGTCATTCGCGTCATTGTATCCCCAGAGCGGATGGCCGCATACAAGCTAGGTGCAAATGATTTAATTGATGCTTTTCAAAGAGAGCACGTACAGCTCCCAAGTGGGTTTTTAGTCAGTGAAAAAGCCGAACAGCTGATTAAATTAGATTTAGAGTTTCACGATATTCGTGATTTAGAAAACATGGTAGTGAGGCAAATGGCTGGCGTCCCCATTTATCTTAAAGACATTGCTAAGGTTGAAGATGGCATCACAGACAACCGGCAAATCGCGCGTTACAGTGGCAAACCAACTGTGGGTATTGGGATTGTCAAAATTGCAAATACCAACACAGTTGAGATTATTGATGCTGTTAAAAAGAAGATGGATGAAGAAATCATTCCTAATTTACCGCCTGGTTTACAACTAGAAATCTCTTCGAATGATTCTATTTTTATTAACCAAATTGTTAACTCTCTGAAAGAGCATTTGGTAGAAGGCACTTTATTTGCCGCACTCATTGTGCTCATTTTCATGCGGTCGTTAAGCTCTACCATCATGATTTGTTTAGAGATTCCCGTGTCATTACTCGGCGCTATTGCAGTGATGTATTTTGCTGGCTATACATTTAATAGCATGACTTTACTCGCACTGTTGCTGCTAATTGGGGTCGTGGTGGACGATGCCATTGTGGTGCGTGAAAGTATTATGCGCCATATGTCGGGCGAGTTAGGTAACAAGCTGAGCGATGCAGATTTTAAGAACCCAATAGCGGTAGCCAACTTTCGTCGTTTAGCCACCTTGAATGGCAGCAACGAAGTGGTGTTTGCCGTACTTGCATCATCAGCTTCTTTAATCTGTATTTTTGCGCCCGTCATTTTTATGGATGGTATTGTGGGTATGTTTTTTGAGTCATTTGCTGTGGTCGTTACTTTTGGTGTCCTCATCTCATTATTCGTTTCGCTCACTCTCACGCCCATGCTGTGCTCACGGTATTTAAACGTAGTACAGAAAGAGAATATCATTTATACAAAAATAGCCAATGCACTAGCACAATTAGATATTGCTTATAAGAAGCTATTAGATCTCACCCTACAGCACCGTGGCTTTATTCTGATCTTTACCGCGTTATTTGTCGCCATAACTGGCTTTTATAGTATGAAATATGTCACTAAAGAGTTTGTACCAGAATCTGATGAAAGCGCGTTTAATATCAGCGTAAAAACACCGTTAGGCTCCAATCTAGAATATACCGACTCACGACTCCAACTGATTGAAACAGCGCTATCGAAATACCCAGAAATTGACAGTTACTATGCATCTATTGGTACCGGCTCACGCGGTCAAGTCAATCAAGGTAACGTGAGTGTACGCCTCAAACCAAAAGAGCAACGTCGCATTAGCCAAGGTGAACTTATCAAACTAGTGAAAAAAGATTTGGCTGCAATACCAGGTGTCAATGCCTTCGCATCGCCTCCTTCTATATCAGCTGGTCAGCGCTCGGAGAAGTTACAATTCATTCTCACTGGTAACAATTTAACTGAGCTAGGTGAAGTTGCAAACCGGTTTAAAGAAGCACTTTCTAAAATTGAAGGCATGGGTAAAGTAGATACGGATGTGCAATTAGATTTACCTCAGCTCAGCGTCGATGTTGATCGCACGCGTGCAGCTAATTTAGGTTTAAATGCCAGAGAAATAGCCACGGCCATTTCTCTTTATGCAGGTGGTATTAATGTTGCTAGGTATAACGATAACATCAGCGACGGACAACGCTATGATATCCGTTTAAAAGCAGATGAGGCATTATTAAAGCAAGCTGATGATTTAAGTAAAATTTATCTCAGAAATAGTAATGGTGAATTAATCCGATTAGACGCTGTAGCTAGTTTTCAATCAACCCTGGGCGCGGCGGTAATTGGTCGCTATGATTTGCAATATGCTGTTAATTTTTACGCCAGTCCAACCATCTCTTTAAATGCAGCATTAGACATTGTCAAATCAACGGCAGCGACTATGATTCCTGTCGAGTATAAATTAACACTTTCTGGCCAAGCAGAGGAAATGCGCAAAACGATTAACAATATGTCCTTCGTCTTTGTATTAGCGTTCGTGTTGTTATATATGGTACTTGCCAGTCAGTTTAATTCATTTATCCAACCGCTTATTGTGATGCTTGCCCAACCACTTGCTATTATTGGCGGCCTCATTGGGCTACTGCTATTTAACCAATCCTTAAATATTTATTCCATGATAGGCTTGGTATTACTCATTGGCCTCGTCGCAAAAAATTCGATTTTACTAATCGATTTGACCAATCAATTAAGGGAAAAAGGTGCTGGCATTAATCAAGCACTGACTGAAGCCTGCCCAATCAGACTGCGACCCGTCATCATGACATCACTGACCATTATTTTAGCTTTATTACCTGCTGCTATTGGCTTAGGCGCTGGTAGTGAAACGAATAAGCCGCTATCAATTGCCATTATCGGCGGTATGATTTCATCAACACTACTCACTTTAGTCGTGGTGCCAGCCGCGTATTCATTAGTTATGCACGGTATGCAAAGATTTAATCTAGAAAAATTGAATAAAACCTAATCTGAAGTTGTTCTAGCCATGCCCAATGGCGCACAACAACGCTAAGCTAACTTGACTAACACCTGCAAACTCAAGTCTTCTATTTTTGGTTGCCATAAATCAGGATTTTTAGGAAACTGTTCAAACTCGCCCGTTCGTTGATAACCAAGACGCTCATAAAATTCGATGAGCTCAGTGCGTAAAGAAATTACGGTCATATGAAAGCCAGCGACTCGCCATTCACGCCTAGTCATCGTCTCTGCAGCGTTAATCATGTCTTTACCATGCCCTCTATTTTGCAAACTTGGCTTTACTGCAATCATGCCAAAATGGGCAGTATGTTTAAATGCAATGACCTGCAGTTCACAGCAAATCGTCGCTATGATCTCATTGTTCTGCACACCAATTAAAATAAACGCGTCATGTCGTTTAATCATCTTAGTAATATCAGCTGTCTTCGTGCGCAGGCCATCTAGAATATCTGCTTCTGTCGTCCAACCTTTGCGGCTAGACTCTCCACGATAAGCGCTGTTAATCAACCTTGCGATTGGCTCAGCATCAATCAGGTCGGCCTTATAAAAATGTAACATAGAAAATGTGTGGCACCTTAAGAAACAATTTTTTGAACAACCAAACTGGCCGTCATATCGCCTTCAACATTCACGGTGGTGCGTAAAGTATCAAGCATACGGTCAACCGGCAAAAGAATCGCAATGGCTTCCGCCGGCAAACCAACTGATTGCAGGACCAATACCATGGTGACCATGCCGGCACTCGGAATGCCAGGCGCGCCTATAGAGGCGATCATCGCAGTAAAAAAAACAATCAGCTGTTGCGTAAAGCTTAAATCTACACCAACCAAATTTGCAACAAATAAAGCGGCCGCAGCCTCATAAAGCGCAGTGCCATCCATATTCATGGTAGCGCCAAGTGGGATAACAAAGCCTGCAATCTCTGGTTTGACATCAAGTTGTTCGGTAGCACAGCGGATTGTGATGGGCAAGGTGGCAGAGCTAGAACTGGTAGCAAAAGCAGTAATCAGCGCCTGCCTTGCACCTTTCCAAAACCAAATAGGTGATTTACCAGTCAATAAAAACAACAGCAATGGCAACATAATAACGCCATGAAACAGTAATGTTCCTGCCACTACCGCTACAAATTTTGCCAAAGTGCCTAATACTGATACGTCCTGCGTTGCAATTAACTGAATCAACAATGCCGCAATACCATATGGCGCCAAATACATAATCCAATTTACCATACGCATGGTCACTTCCAATGCCTCTTCTAGCAGCACCAAAATATTCCGATAGCGCTCACCGCCCATCACCAGTGCAATACCTAAAAATAGTGCAAAAATGACTACTGATAACACTTTACCTTCTGCTAAAGACTGAAATGGATTTACAAATAAGTTGTGTAGAAAGTGTGCTAAGAAAGCTGATAACGGCATTTGTTGCGCTTGGAAGTTTTGCATTGCGCCTTCAAACATACTAAATGCCAAACCAGCGCCAGGCTGAAAGTAATTGCTAGCCGCCATGCCGACTATCATGGCAATCACCATTGTAAACACAAAAAATACAAGGGTAGAAATCCACACGGCATGCATTTGTTGATGTTGGCGCAAATTGGCAATGCCCACCACAATGCTACAAAACACCAATGGAATTAAAATCATTTTAAGCAAATCGATAAATAAAGTACCGACAATCGTGGCAGCATATAAACTTGAAGAGGCGCTGGTATTTTCTATGCCTGTTTTCTGTAATAACAAGCCGATTAACACGCCAAACAAGGCGCCAAGGAATATCTGTATGTTTAAACTAGGCAACTTCATTGGCAATCTCTTTTAAAAAATTGAATTGGATTAGCCACTTTACCTATTTATGCTTGTTTAATAAAGAATCAGTTTTATAAGGAACCTTACCTGCGGGCACTAGTTTTGAGGCAGTTTCTATATGCAAATCTTGATCATCAAAAAAAATATGTGGCTTAAATGCCTTTAAAATAGCCGCTTTATTGAGCCCGCCTAAAAAGAACACCTCATTCACATAAACACCCCAATGGCGTAATGTGTTAATCACGCGCATCTCCGCGGGCGCACTTCTTGCTGTTACGATAGCCAAGCGGATTGGCGACATTTCCACACCAAATGGCAATCGACTTTGTAATTTAGCCAGCTTTTGCAGAA
This region of Methylophilaceae bacterium genomic DNA includes:
- a CDS encoding dicarboxylate/amino acid:cation symporter; the encoded protein is MKLPSLNIQIFLGALFGVLIGLLLQKTGIENTSASSSLYAATIVGTLFIDLLKMILIPLVFCSIVVGIANLRQHQQMHAVWISTLVFFVFTMVIAMIVGMAASNYFQPGAGLAFSMFEGAMQNFQAQQMPLSAFLAHFLHNLFVNPFQSLAEGKVLSVVIFALFLGIALVMGGERYRNILVLLEEALEVTMRMVNWIMYLAPYGIAALLIQLIATQDVSVLGTLAKFVAVVAGTLLFHGVIMLPLLLFLLTGKSPIWFWKGARQALITAFATSSSSATLPITIRCATEQLDVKPEIAGFVIPLGATMNMDGTALYEAAAALFVANLVGVDLSFTQQLIVFFTAMIASIGAPGIPSAGMVTMVLVLQSVGLPAEAIAILLPVDRMLDTLRTTVNVEGDMTASLVVQKIVS